A single window of Bradyrhizobium daqingense DNA harbors:
- a CDS encoding DUF952 domain-containing protein, whose translation MVKIYKICPASAWREAERQGVYRGSADDARDGFIHFSTASQVPETLRKHYSGQRALFLVEVDGDALGSELRWERSRNDELFPHLYGELDLGAVLSVMNLNMRSDGSHDVPELAP comes from the coding sequence GTGGTCAAGATCTACAAAATCTGTCCGGCCTCGGCCTGGCGCGAGGCGGAACGGCAGGGTGTCTACCGCGGCAGTGCGGACGATGCGCGCGACGGTTTCATCCATTTTTCGACCGCCTCCCAGGTTCCCGAGACCTTGCGCAAGCACTATTCCGGACAGCGCGCGCTGTTCCTGGTCGAGGTCGATGGCGATGCGCTCGGCAGCGAACTGCGCTGGGAGCGTTCGCGCAACGACGAGCTGTTTCCGCATCTCTATGGCGAGCTCGATCTCGGCGCCGTGCTTTCTGTGATGAATCTCAACATGCGCTCCGATGGCAGTCACGACGTTCCGGAGCTTGCCCCGTGA
- a CDS encoding MBL fold metallo-hydrolase — protein sequence MQLRFVGCGDAFGSGGRLNTCFHVSGRKSNFLIDCGASALPALKRLEIACDDIDLILITHFHGDHFAGLPFFLLDAQFSRRTRPLTIAGPEGIETRLRAVMEALFEHSSKTKQRFELNVVELAPRQSQGFGAVTVTPYPVVHGESGGPFLAYRVETEGRTLAYSADTEWTETLIPLAHGADLFIAEAYMYENVVKNHLSLKTLEQYLPAIGAKRLVLTHMSDDVLSRLDDIAHLAAEDGMVLVF from the coding sequence ATGCAACTGCGCTTTGTCGGCTGCGGTGACGCCTTCGGCTCGGGTGGCAGACTCAACACCTGCTTCCACGTCTCGGGGCGAAAGAGCAATTTCCTGATCGATTGCGGCGCGTCGGCCCTGCCGGCGCTGAAGCGGCTCGAGATCGCGTGTGACGACATCGATCTCATCCTCATCACGCATTTCCACGGCGACCATTTTGCCGGGCTGCCGTTCTTCCTGCTCGATGCGCAATTCTCGCGGCGGACGCGGCCGCTGACGATTGCGGGCCCGGAAGGTATCGAAACGCGGCTCCGCGCAGTGATGGAAGCGCTGTTCGAGCACTCCTCCAAGACCAAGCAGCGTTTCGAGCTCAACGTGGTCGAACTAGCGCCTCGGCAAAGCCAAGGCTTTGGCGCGGTGACGGTGACGCCCTACCCCGTCGTGCACGGCGAATCCGGCGGACCGTTCCTGGCCTATCGCGTCGAGACCGAGGGCCGCACGCTCGCCTACAGCGCCGACACCGAATGGACGGAGACGCTCATTCCGCTGGCGCATGGCGCGGACCTTTTCATTGCGGAAGCCTATATGTACGAGAATGTGGTCAAGAACCATCTCAGCCTGAAGACCTTGGAACAGTATCTGCCCGCCATCGGCGCAAAACGTCTCGTCCTCACCCATATGAGCGACGACGTGCTGTCGCGCCTCGACGACATCGCGCATCTCGCCGCCGAAGACGGCATGGTGCTCGTGTTCTGA
- a CDS encoding lysine--tRNA ligase — MSVIDPSMSPSDLRALAEQSNAWPFEQAKAIVARLKKSPKDEVLFETGYGPSGLPHIGTFGEVARTSMVRHAFRVLTEDKIKTRLLAFSDDMDGFRKVPDNVPNKEMLAAHLGKPLTRVPDPFSNEYPSFGHHNNARLRAFLDHFGFDYEFASSTDYYTSGRFDATLLKMLAAYDKIMAIILPTLGPDRRATYSPFLPISKSTGVVLQVPMIRRDVAAGTVTYLDPDTNQEVETPVTGGNVKCQWKADWAMRWVALGVDYEMAGKDLIDSVKLSGAIARALGATPPEGFNYELFLDEKGQKISKSKGNGLTIDEWLRYASPESLSLFMYREPKAAKRLYFDVIPRNVDDYQQFIDGFAKQDGKQQLGNPVWHIHTGKPPQGDMPVTFQLLLTLVSSSNAENAETLWGFIGRYRPGVSPQTHPKLDAMVGYAINYYRDFVAPTKQFRVPTDTERAALQDLREALSQLPQDASAEDIQNVVYEIGRREPFLDQVKKGKDGRPGVTLDWFNMLYQVLLGQEKGPRFGSFVAVYGIQNAVNMIDGALARSA, encoded by the coding sequence ATGTCCGTTATCGATCCCAGCATGAGTCCGAGCGATTTGCGTGCGCTCGCCGAACAATCCAACGCCTGGCCGTTCGAGCAGGCGAAGGCCATTGTCGCGCGGCTGAAGAAAAGCCCGAAGGACGAGGTGCTGTTCGAGACCGGTTATGGCCCGTCCGGCCTGCCGCATATCGGCACGTTCGGCGAGGTCGCGCGCACCTCGATGGTGCGCCATGCCTTCCGCGTGCTGACCGAGGACAAGATCAAGACGCGCCTGCTCGCGTTCTCCGACGACATGGACGGGTTTCGCAAGGTGCCCGACAACGTCCCCAACAAGGAGATGCTGGCCGCGCATCTCGGCAAGCCGCTGACGCGGGTGCCGGACCCGTTCTCCAATGAATATCCCTCGTTCGGGCACCACAACAATGCGCGGCTTCGCGCCTTTCTCGATCATTTCGGCTTCGATTACGAATTCGCGAGCTCGACTGATTATTATACGTCCGGCCGCTTCGACGCGACGCTGCTCAAGATGCTCGCCGCCTACGACAAGATCATGGCGATCATCCTGCCGACGCTCGGCCCGGACCGCCGCGCCACTTATTCGCCGTTCCTGCCCATCAGCAAGTCCACCGGCGTCGTGCTGCAGGTCCCGATGATCCGGCGCGACGTCGCCGCGGGCACCGTGACCTATCTCGATCCCGATACCAACCAGGAGGTCGAGACGCCCGTCACCGGCGGCAACGTCAAGTGCCAGTGGAAGGCCGATTGGGCGATGCGCTGGGTCGCGCTCGGCGTCGATTATGAAATGGCCGGCAAGGATCTCATCGACTCCGTGAAGCTGTCCGGCGCGATCGCGCGGGCGCTCGGCGCGACGCCGCCCGAAGGCTTCAACTACGAGCTCTTCCTCGACGAGAAGGGCCAGAAGATCTCTAAGTCGAAGGGCAACGGCCTGACCATCGACGAATGGCTGCGCTACGCCTCGCCGGAATCGCTGTCGCTGTTCATGTATCGCGAGCCGAAGGCGGCGAAGCGGCTTTACTTCGACGTGATCCCGCGCAACGTCGACGACTACCAGCAATTCATCGACGGCTTTGCCAAGCAGGACGGCAAGCAGCAGCTCGGCAATCCGGTCTGGCACATCCACACCGGCAAGCCGCCGCAGGGCGACATGCCGGTGACGTTCCAGCTCCTGCTCACCCTGGTGTCGTCGTCCAACGCGGAGAATGCCGAGACGCTGTGGGGCTTCATCGGCCGCTACCGCCCCGGCGTGAGCCCGCAGACGCATCCCAAGCTCGATGCGATGGTCGGATACGCCATCAACTATTATCGCGATTTCGTCGCGCCGACGAAGCAGTTCCGCGTGCCCACGGATACCGAGCGCGCCGCGCTGCAGGATCTGCGCGAAGCGCTGTCGCAGCTGCCTCAGGACGCCTCGGCCGAAGACATCCAGAACGTCGTCTACGAAATCGGCCGCCGCGAGCCGTTCCTCGATCAGGTCAAGAAGGGCAAGGACGGCCGCCCCGGCGTCACGCTCGACTGGTTCAACATGCTCTATCAGGTGCTGCTCGGCCAGGAGAAGGGCCCGCGCTTCGGCTCCTTCGTCGCCGTGTACGGCATCCAGAATGCGGTCAACATGATCGACGGCGCGCTGGCAAGGAGTGCGTGA
- a CDS encoding ligase-associated DNA damage response exonuclease — protein sequence MRPQDILLPTAAGLCCKPGGFHIDPVRPVERAVITHGHSDHARAGHGAVLATQETLDMMRLRYGENFAGSTQAIAYGEEIRLGDVRVKFHPAGHVLGSAQIAVTCKDTCIVASGDYKDAPDPTCTSFELVPCDVFITEATFGLPVFRHGDAADEVKKLLASVALFPERAHLVGAYSLGKAQRVIALLRQARYEAPIYLHGAMETITHYYQSRGIDLGELRPAKGMKKAALAGTITLAPPSATSDLWTRRFPDPVTAFASGWMRVRARARQRGIELPLVISDHADWDGLTATIAATGAGEIWVTHGQEDALVHWCRSKGLKAQPLDLVGYGDEEESETPIQNEAEA from the coding sequence ATGCGCCCCCAAGACATCCTGCTGCCAACTGCTGCCGGCCTGTGCTGCAAGCCGGGCGGCTTCCACATCGATCCTGTCCGGCCCGTGGAGCGAGCCGTGATCACCCACGGCCATTCCGACCATGCCCGCGCTGGCCATGGCGCGGTGCTGGCGACGCAGGAAACGCTCGACATGATGCGGCTGCGCTATGGCGAGAATTTTGCCGGCTCGACACAGGCGATCGCTTACGGCGAGGAGATCCGGCTCGGAGATGTCCGCGTCAAGTTTCACCCAGCCGGCCATGTGCTGGGCTCGGCGCAGATCGCCGTGACCTGCAAGGACACCTGCATCGTCGCCTCCGGCGACTACAAGGATGCGCCCGACCCGACCTGCACGTCGTTCGAGCTGGTGCCCTGCGACGTCTTCATCACCGAGGCGACGTTCGGCCTGCCGGTGTTCCGGCATGGCGACGCCGCCGACGAGGTGAAGAAGCTGCTGGCCTCGGTCGCGCTGTTTCCGGAGCGCGCGCATCTCGTCGGCGCCTATTCCCTCGGCAAGGCCCAGCGCGTGATCGCGCTGCTGCGCCAGGCCCGCTATGAGGCGCCGATCTATCTCCACGGCGCGATGGAGACGATCACGCACTACTATCAGAGCCGCGGCATCGACCTCGGCGAGCTCAGGCCGGCGAAGGGCATGAAGAAGGCGGCGCTCGCCGGCACCATCACGCTGGCGCCGCCGTCGGCGACATCAGATCTCTGGACGCGGCGCTTTCCCGACCCGGTCACTGCCTTCGCCTCGGGTTGGATGCGCGTGCGCGCCCGCGCGCGGCAGCGCGGCATCGAGCTGCCGCTCGTCATCTCCGACCATGCCGATTGGGACGGCCTCACCGCGACGATCGCAGCGACTGGCGCCGGCGAGATCTGGGTCACGCACGGCCAGGAAGACGCGCTGGTGCATTGGTGCCGTAGCAAGGGCCTCAAAGCGCAGCCGCTGGATCTCGTCGGCTATGGCGACGAGGAGGAGAGCGAGACGCCGATCCAAAACGAGGCCGAGGCATGA
- a CDS encoding class I SAM-dependent DNA methyltransferase, with translation MPLRLFLTSGDLMADRRFEFARDLQLKGDLPAAADVVEQALELAPNFTSAWFTLGEIRQQLGERDKAIEAFRKARDCDPGDQHGAGLHLMRLGDAAMAEMPKAYVQALFDQYAPRFEHTLINDLGYRAPALIFKAVVAARVAGKKPAFFKRTIDLGCGTGLAAAAFAKQVDHFIGIDLSPGMIKEARATGLYAELEVADMIDGLRGQADASANLVVAADAFVYLSDLAPVLTEAKRVLVSGGVLAFTLETHDGSGIVLGVGLRYAHSAEYVRGAIAKAGLKLLTLEPASPRNENNEPVRGLVVVAEKT, from the coding sequence ATGCCCCTGCGCTTGTTCCTGACCTCCGGCGACCTCATGGCCGACCGTCGTTTCGAGTTCGCGCGCGACCTCCAGCTCAAGGGCGATCTGCCGGCCGCCGCGGACGTCGTGGAGCAGGCGCTCGAGCTCGCGCCAAACTTCACCTCCGCCTGGTTCACGCTCGGCGAGATCCGTCAGCAGCTCGGCGAGCGCGACAAGGCGATCGAAGCCTTTCGCAAGGCGCGTGACTGCGATCCGGGAGACCAGCACGGCGCCGGCCTGCATCTGATGCGGCTCGGAGACGCGGCGATGGCGGAGATGCCCAAGGCCTATGTGCAGGCCCTGTTCGATCAGTACGCGCCGCGCTTCGAGCATACGCTGATCAACGATCTCGGCTATCGCGCACCGGCGCTGATCTTCAAGGCGGTGGTGGCCGCGCGCGTCGCCGGCAAGAAGCCCGCCTTCTTCAAGCGCACCATCGATCTCGGCTGCGGCACCGGGCTTGCGGCCGCTGCGTTTGCCAAGCAGGTCGACCATTTCATCGGCATCGATCTGTCGCCCGGCATGATCAAGGAGGCGCGTGCGACTGGGCTCTATGCCGAGCTGGAGGTCGCCGACATGATCGACGGCCTGCGCGGCCAGGCGGATGCGAGTGCGAACCTCGTCGTGGCCGCCGATGCCTTCGTCTATCTCTCCGATCTCGCGCCGGTGCTCACCGAGGCAAAGCGCGTGCTCGTCTCCGGCGGCGTGCTCGCCTTCACGCTGGAGACGCATGACGGCAGCGGCATCGTGCTCGGCGTCGGCCTGCGCTATGCCCATTCGGCGGAATATGTGCGCGGCGCCATCGCGAAAGCCGGACTGAAGCTTCTCACGCTGGAGCCGGCCTCGCCGCGCAATGAGAACAACGAGCCGGTGCGCGGCCTCGTCGTCGTCGCCGAGAAAACTTGA
- a CDS encoding ATP-dependent DNA ligase: MNRFAELLDRLAYEPGRNNKLRLITGYFREVADPDRGYALAALTGALSFKHAKPALIRDLIAARTDEVLFGLSYDYVGDLSETVALMWPKAPLAAHNNPPPPSLTEVVTTLRTLGKTELPKQLERWLDELDETGRWALLKLVTGALRIGISARLAKTAAAALGDKDPHEVELIWPGLAPPYLDLFAWLEGRGDKPVNRDPAPFRPVMLAHAIEDTDFTALDPADYIAEWKWDGIRVQAVAGRDEHGHITARLYSRTGEDITGSFPDLVPSLHLPGAIDGELLILREGRVQTFNVLQQRLNRKVVSPKLIKEFPIHLRAYDLLGDDENDLRELPFAERRERLEIFIAKLGDPRIDLSPTVPFASWEALTAARADPASAGAGEDADAVEGVMLKRRDAPYLPGRPKGQWWKWKRDPHIIDAVLMYAQRGHGKRSSYYSDYTFGVWTGGDGGDELVPVGKAYFGFTDEELLQIDRFVRRNTTEKFGPVRHVVHEPDKGLVLEVAFEGLQRSPRHKSGVAMRFPRISRLRWDKPPREADRLETLERMLKAEPAEVEV; the protein is encoded by the coding sequence ATGAACCGCTTCGCCGAGCTGCTCGACCGCCTCGCCTACGAGCCCGGCCGCAACAACAAGCTGCGGCTGATCACCGGCTATTTCCGCGAGGTCGCCGACCCCGATCGCGGCTACGCATTGGCCGCGCTCACCGGCGCGCTCAGCTTCAAGCATGCCAAGCCCGCATTGATCCGCGACCTCATCGCGGCGCGCACGGATGAGGTGCTGTTCGGGCTCTCCTACGACTATGTCGGCGATCTCTCGGAGACGGTGGCGCTGATGTGGCCGAAGGCGCCGCTGGCCGCCCACAACAATCCGCCGCCGCCATCCCTCACCGAGGTCGTCACCACGCTGCGCACGCTCGGCAAGACCGAGCTGCCGAAGCAGCTCGAACGCTGGCTCGACGAGCTCGACGAGACCGGCCGCTGGGCGCTGCTCAAGCTCGTCACCGGTGCGCTTCGCATCGGCATCTCCGCGCGGCTGGCAAAAACCGCAGCCGCCGCACTCGGCGACAAGGACCCGCATGAGGTCGAGTTGATCTGGCCGGGGCTTGCGCCGCCCTATCTCGACCTGTTCGCCTGGCTCGAAGGCCGCGGCGACAAGCCGGTCAATCGCGATCCCGCGCCGTTCCGCCCGGTGATGCTCGCGCATGCGATCGAGGACACGGATTTCACCGCGCTCGATCCCGCCGACTATATCGCCGAATGGAAATGGGACGGCATCCGCGTGCAGGCGGTGGCGGGGCGAGACGAGCACGGGCACATTACCGCGCGGCTCTATTCGCGCACCGGCGAGGACATCACCGGCAGCTTTCCGGATCTCGTGCCGTCGCTGCATCTGCCCGGCGCCATCGACGGCGAGCTTCTGATCCTGCGCGAGGGCCGCGTGCAGACTTTCAACGTCCTGCAGCAGCGGCTGAACCGCAAGGTTGTCTCGCCGAAGCTGATCAAGGAGTTTCCGATCCATCTGCGCGCCTACGACCTGCTCGGCGACGACGAGAACGATCTGCGCGAGCTGCCGTTTGCGGAACGGCGCGAGAGGCTCGAGATCTTCATCGCAAAGCTCGGCGATCCCCGCATCGACTTGTCGCCCACCGTCCCTTTCGCAAGCTGGGAGGCGCTCACCGCGGCGCGCGCCGATCCCGCCAGTGCCGGCGCCGGCGAGGATGCCGACGCAGTCGAAGGCGTGATGCTGAAGCGGCGCGATGCGCCTTATCTGCCGGGCCGGCCGAAGGGGCAATGGTGGAAGTGGAAGCGCGATCCGCACATCATCGATGCCGTGCTGATGTATGCGCAGCGCGGCCACGGTAAGCGCTCGTCCTATTATTCCGACTACACCTTCGGCGTCTGGACCGGCGGCGATGGCGGCGACGAGCTGGTGCCGGTCGGCAAGGCCTATTTCGGCTTCACCGACGAGGAGCTGTTGCAGATCGACCGCTTCGTCCGCCGCAACACCACCGAAAAATTCGGCCCGGTCCGCCATGTCGTGCACGAGCCGGACAAGGGCCTCGTGCTGGAGGTCGCGTTCGAGGGGCTGCAACGCTCACCGCGGCACAAATCCGGCGTCGCCATGCGCTTTCCCCGCATCAGCCGCCTGCGCTGGGACAAGCCGCCGCGGGAAGCGGACAGGCTGGAAACGCTGGAGCGGATGCTGAAGGCGGAGCCGGCGGAGGTGGAGGTGTGA
- a CDS encoding DUF6460 domain-containing protein, which produces MVQDVRDLPAGRSDGLNRFLGGSPLAVAFRLVLLSILVGVVLAAIGFDPWNILYSIQLLFQRLWDLGFDTINWLWRYFLLGAVIVIPIWLLSRVFGAPRR; this is translated from the coding sequence ATGGTCCAAGACGTCAGAGATTTGCCGGCCGGCCGCAGCGATGGCCTGAACCGCTTTCTCGGCGGCTCGCCGCTGGCGGTCGCGTTTCGCCTGGTCCTGCTCTCGATCCTGGTCGGCGTCGTGCTGGCGGCGATCGGTTTCGATCCCTGGAACATCCTCTACAGCATCCAGCTGCTGTTCCAGCGGCTCTGGGATCTCGGATTCGACACGATCAACTGGCTGTGGCGCTATTTCCTGCTTGGCGCGGTCATCGTGATCCCGATCTGGCTGCTCTCGCGCGTGTTCGGCGCGCCGCGCCGCTGA
- a CDS encoding quinone-dependent dihydroorotate dehydrogenase, producing MIRAFDAFSLPVLRWLDPEDAHRLAIQGLRFLPPVKPRADDAKLAVRAFGLNFPNPIGMAAGFDKSAEVPDALLRLGFGFVEIGSVTPKPQAGNPRPRLFRLERDEAVINRMGFNNDGAEVALRRLAARAQHGGIVGVNVGANKDSPDRVADYVKLIETFAPVASYFTVNVSSPNTPGLRNLQEGALLDDLLARVIDARERVRQKAGDTPVLLKIAPDLSLAQLDDVVQVARSRRVDGMIVSNTTIARNSTLRETTRAKEQGGLSGRPLFRLSTRMVAETYVRVEGAFPLIGVGGVDSGGAALTKIRAGASLIQLYSSLVYKGLGLVDEIKRDLASTLLRTGRDSLSEIVGADAATLTAEDWPGM from the coding sequence GTGATCCGTGCTTTCGACGCCTTTTCACTGCCGGTGCTGCGCTGGCTCGATCCGGAGGATGCGCATCGCCTCGCGATCCAGGGCCTGCGCTTTTTGCCGCCGGTCAAGCCCCGTGCCGACGACGCCAAACTCGCGGTGCGCGCCTTCGGGCTCAACTTTCCCAATCCGATCGGCATGGCCGCGGGTTTCGACAAGAGCGCAGAGGTGCCGGATGCGCTGTTGCGGCTCGGCTTCGGCTTCGTCGAGATCGGCTCGGTCACGCCGAAGCCGCAAGCCGGCAATCCGCGCCCGCGCCTGTTCCGGCTCGAGCGCGACGAGGCCGTGATCAACCGCATGGGCTTCAACAATGACGGTGCGGAGGTCGCCTTGCGCCGGCTCGCTGCGCGCGCGCAGCATGGCGGCATCGTCGGCGTCAATGTCGGCGCCAACAAGGACTCGCCCGATCGCGTCGCCGATTACGTCAAGCTGATCGAGACCTTCGCGCCGGTGGCGAGCTATTTCACCGTCAACGTCTCCTCGCCGAACACGCCGGGCCTGCGCAATCTGCAGGAAGGCGCGCTGCTCGACGATCTCCTCGCACGCGTGATCGACGCCCGCGAGCGTGTCAGGCAGAAGGCCGGCGACACGCCGGTGCTGCTCAAGATCGCGCCCGACCTCAGCCTCGCCCAGCTCGACGACGTCGTGCAGGTCGCGCGATCGCGCCGGGTCGACGGCATGATCGTGTCGAACACGACCATCGCGCGGAACAGCACGTTGCGCGAGACGACGCGGGCCAAGGAGCAGGGCGGCCTGTCCGGCAGGCCGCTGTTCCGCCTGTCGACGCGCATGGTCGCGGAGACCTATGTGCGCGTCGAAGGCGCATTTCCTCTGATCGGCGTCGGCGGCGTCGATTCCGGCGGCGCCGCGCTCACCAAGATCCGCGCCGGTGCCAGCCTGATCCAGCTCTACTCGTCGCTGGTCTACAAGGGCCTCGGCCTCGTCGACGAGATCAAGCGCGATCTCGCCTCGACGCTGCTCCGCACGGGACGGGACTCGCTCTCCGAGATCGTCGGTGCAGATGCTGCGACGTTGACGGCGGAAGACTGGCCGGGGATGTAA
- a CDS encoding S24 family peptidase — translation MVKQANAPRMLTHDQIWIALDRLAARAGLSPSGLAKRAGLDPTTFNRSKRVTADGRERWPSTESIAKALAAADCSIDGFARLIDDDASDGRAVPLLGFALAGTSGAFDEAGHPSGKGWSEIALPSAEDGHAFALEISGDALLPAYRHGDIILVSPDAPIRKGDRVVVRTRTDEMTIATLKRRTAKALDVQPLDASQPARTIEAGDVAWIARIVWASQ, via the coding sequence ATGGTCAAACAGGCCAATGCGCCGAGGATGCTGACCCACGACCAGATCTGGATCGCGTTGGATCGGCTGGCGGCACGCGCCGGTCTGTCGCCGTCCGGCCTCGCCAAGCGCGCCGGGCTCGACCCCACCACCTTCAACCGGTCAAAGCGCGTCACCGCCGACGGCCGCGAGCGCTGGCCCTCGACCGAATCGATTGCGAAGGCGCTGGCCGCGGCCGATTGCTCCATCGACGGCTTTGCCAGGCTGATCGACGATGACGCCAGCGACGGCCGCGCGGTGCCGCTGCTCGGCTTCGCGCTGGCCGGCACCAGCGGCGCTTTCGACGAAGCCGGCCATCCATCCGGCAAGGGCTGGAGCGAGATCGCGCTGCCGAGCGCCGAGGACGGCCACGCCTTCGCGCTGGAGATTTCCGGCGATGCGCTGCTGCCGGCCTATCGCCACGGTGACATCATCCTGGTCTCGCCCGATGCGCCGATCCGCAAGGGCGATCGCGTGGTGGTGAGGACGCGGACGGACGAGATGACGATCGCGACGCTGAAGCGCCGCACGGCCAAGGCGCTGGACGTGCAGCCGCTCGATGCGTCACAGCCGGCACGGACGATCGAGGCGGGCGACGTCGCGTGGATCGCAAGGATCGTGTGGGCGAGCCAGTGA
- a CDS encoding transporter substrate-binding domain-containing protein, translating to MAPSQQAKSSKSARGLLRGLAAAACLLAGLPAAHAQAPAKRPPAAPQASPQVAPQAAPQAVPGFWDPRRRPERPDLSRLTVIRFLTETDYPPFNFTGADGNPAGFNVDLARSLCDEIKVSCTVQMRRFETLVDALTSNRGDAIIASMAVSPQLRARVDFTDPYYRVPARFVSRKDAVIPEIRPEYLEGKKVGVIAGSAHEAYLKAMFTDAELHPYPNDDALRTALRKGEVDFIFGDAISLAFWINGTDSGDCCAFSGGPFVESRFFGEGIGIAVRKGNDVLRQALNWALFRVWEKGRYTDLWLRYFSVSPF from the coding sequence ATGGCTCCATCGCAACAGGCGAAATCGTCCAAATCTGCCCGTGGCTTGCTGCGCGGACTGGCCGCCGCTGCGTGCCTGCTTGCCGGTCTGCCAGCCGCGCATGCCCAGGCCCCGGCCAAGCGGCCGCCGGCAGCGCCGCAGGCTTCGCCTCAGGTCGCGCCCCAGGCCGCCCCGCAGGCCGTGCCGGGCTTCTGGGACCCACGGCGCCGGCCGGAGCGGCCGGACCTGTCGCGCCTGACCGTGATCCGTTTCCTGACCGAGACCGACTATCCGCCGTTCAACTTCACCGGCGCCGATGGCAATCCCGCCGGCTTCAATGTCGATCTCGCCCGCAGTCTGTGCGACGAGATCAAGGTGAGCTGCACGGTGCAGATGCGCCGCTTCGAGACGCTGGTCGACGCGCTGACCTCCAACCGCGGCGACGCCATCATCGCCTCGATGGCGGTGAGCCCGCAGTTGCGCGCCCGCGTCGATTTCACCGATCCCTATTACCGGGTGCCGGCCCGCTTCGTCTCGCGCAAGGATGCGGTGATACCCGAGATCCGCCCGGAATATCTCGAGGGCAAGAAGGTCGGCGTCATCGCGGGCTCCGCGCATGAGGCGTATCTGAAGGCGATGTTCACCGACGCCGAGCTACACCCTTATCCCAATGACGACGCGCTCCGCACCGCGCTGCGCAAGGGCGAGGTGGATTTCATCTTCGGTGACGCCATTTCGCTCGCGTTCTGGATCAACGGCACCGATTCCGGCGATTGCTGCGCGTTCTCCGGCGGCCCCTTCGTCGAGAGCCGCTTTTTCGGCGAAGGCATCGGCATCGCCGTGCGCAAGGGCAACGACGTGCTGCGCCAGGCCCTGAACTGGGCGCTGTTCCGCGTCTGGGAAAAAGGCCGCTACACCGATCTGTGGCTGCGGTATTTCTCGGTGAGCCCGTTCTAG
- a CDS encoding MATE family efflux transporter, with product MHAPIPLKIGSRQVFAIAGPAMVANLTTPLIGVVSTTAIGRLDDAALLGGVAMASVIFDCLFWLFGFLRMSTLAFTAQAMGAGETREQTVILVRGFIVAGLIGAGLIVLQLPLAAVLFDLMGGSEGVTRAAKTYFMIRIWSSPFAFANYVVLGWLVGQARANPALALQVVINLINMAATILLVLVYDAGIAGAAIAALLSETSGFVLGVIVCRRYAVGGFKVPRAILFDRAKLMRLLAVNTDILIRTAALITVFLFFTAKGARTGDVTLAANSVLNNFLLVSAFFLDGLANAAQQLCGRTYGARDATGFANSTRLVLTWGLGFATVVAVLFATFGPDIINFMTASEDVRRAAREFLPFIVLAPIPGVFAFGFDGIYVGATWARQMRNLMLASLAIFFCVWLALQSFGNTGLWCALIAFYVARGGLQGARYPALYRATFSKL from the coding sequence ATGCACGCCCCCATTCCCCTCAAGATCGGCTCCCGCCAGGTGTTCGCCATCGCAGGCCCTGCGATGGTCGCGAACCTCACCACGCCGCTGATCGGCGTGGTCTCGACCACGGCGATCGGACGGCTGGACGATGCCGCCCTGCTCGGCGGCGTCGCGATGGCGTCGGTGATCTTCGACTGCCTGTTCTGGCTGTTCGGCTTCCTGCGCATGAGCACGCTCGCCTTCACCGCGCAGGCGATGGGTGCCGGGGAGACACGCGAGCAGACCGTGATCCTGGTGCGCGGCTTCATCGTGGCCGGCTTGATCGGCGCCGGGCTGATCGTACTGCAATTGCCGCTGGCCGCCGTGCTGTTCGACCTGATGGGCGGCAGCGAGGGCGTGACGCGCGCAGCGAAGACCTATTTCATGATCCGGATCTGGTCCTCGCCCTTCGCCTTCGCCAATTACGTCGTGCTCGGCTGGCTGGTGGGGCAGGCTCGCGCCAATCCGGCGCTCGCGCTCCAGGTCGTCATCAACCTCATCAACATGGCCGCGACGATCCTGCTGGTGCTGGTCTACGACGCCGGCATTGCGGGCGCTGCCATCGCCGCGCTGCTGTCGGAGACATCAGGCTTCGTGCTGGGCGTGATCGTCTGCCGCCGCTATGCCGTCGGCGGCTTCAAGGTGCCCCGCGCAATTCTGTTCGATCGCGCCAAGCTGATGCGGCTTTTGGCGGTGAACACCGACATCCTGATCCGCACCGCGGCGCTGATCACTGTGTTTCTGTTCTTCACCGCCAAGGGCGCGCGCACCGGCGACGTCACGCTCGCCGCGAATTCCGTGCTCAACAATTTCCTGCTGGTCAGCGCCTTCTTCCTCGACGGCCTCGCCAATGCGGCCCAGCAGCTGTGCGGCCGCACCTATGGCGCGCGCGACGCCACGGGCTTTGCGAATTCGACCCGGCTGGTGCTGACATGGGGCCTCGGCTTCGCCACGGTCGTCGCGGTGCTGTTCGCGACGTTCGGGCCAGATATCATCAATTTCATGACCGCGAGCGAGGACGTCCGCCGCGCCGCGCGCGAATTCCTGCCGTTCATCGTGCTTGCGCCGATTCCCGGCGTGTTCGCGTTCGGCTTCGACGGCATCTATGTCGGCGCCACCTGGGCGCGCCAAATGCGCAATCTGATGCTGGCCTCGCTCGCGATATTCTTCTGCGTCTGGCTGGCGCTGCAATCATTCGGCAACACCGGATTGTGGTGCGCGCTGATTGCGTTCTACGTGGCGCGCGGCGGATTGCAGGGGGCGCGGTATCCGGCGCTGTACCGGGCGACGTTTTCGAAGCTGTAG